A single window of Pedosphaera parvula Ellin514 DNA harbors:
- the rnhC gene encoding ribonuclease HIII has translation MKPITSHTCKLTDAQAKALEVYLKSHDFELREVPYARFAGAKKDLNVVFYESGKLVLQGKGTQDFIEFVLEPEILQEAKLGYEEVLNPELLAPRLGVDESGKGDFFGPLCVAGVYVNESVVRAWKEAGIRDSKNISSDKKIRELAELIRETPGCVTTVVPIGNEAYNRLYAKMRSVNTLLAWGHARVIENLMGRQQMMKPPPIRAISDQFAASKDTVAKALMNLGRQVELVQRHKAEEDIAVAAASILARDEFVSRLGTLEKQYGMGFPKGASVLVDKAAKEFVSRYGSEELTKVAKMHFRTALRAQGLPEPPKTEWRRASSSKNKEKD, from the coding sequence GTGAAACCAATTACCAGTCATACCTGCAAATTAACCGATGCTCAAGCGAAGGCGCTCGAGGTTTATTTGAAGTCACATGACTTCGAACTTCGGGAAGTGCCGTACGCGCGATTTGCCGGGGCCAAAAAGGATCTCAATGTGGTTTTCTACGAGAGTGGGAAGCTCGTTTTGCAGGGGAAGGGGACGCAGGATTTCATTGAGTTTGTGCTGGAACCTGAAATTTTACAGGAGGCCAAGCTGGGTTACGAGGAGGTGCTGAATCCTGAGTTGCTGGCGCCCAGATTGGGTGTGGACGAAAGTGGCAAGGGTGATTTTTTTGGGCCTTTGTGCGTGGCAGGGGTGTATGTAAATGAATCGGTCGTGAGGGCATGGAAAGAGGCGGGGATTCGCGATTCAAAGAACATTTCCAGTGATAAGAAGATCCGGGAGCTGGCCGAACTCATCCGCGAAACCCCCGGCTGTGTGACGACTGTGGTGCCAATCGGAAATGAGGCATATAATAGGCTTTATGCGAAAATGAGGAGTGTAAATACCCTTTTGGCTTGGGGGCACGCACGGGTGATCGAGAATTTAATGGGACGGCAGCAAATGATGAAACCGCCTCCGATTCGGGCGATTAGCGACCAATTTGCTGCGAGCAAAGATACTGTGGCGAAGGCGTTAATGAACTTGGGCCGGCAAGTTGAGTTGGTGCAAAGGCATAAAGCGGAAGAGGATATAGCAGTCGCAGCGGCTTCCATTTTAGCCAGAGATGAGTTCGTGAGCCGACTAGGGACTTTGGAAAAGCAGTATGGAATGGGGTTTCCCAAGGGGGCTTCTGTTCTGGTTGACAAAGCAGCAAAAGAATTTGTCAGCCGTTATGGGAGTGAGGAATTGACGAAAGTGGCTAAGATGCATTTTCGCACGGCCTTGCGCGCGCAAGGGTTGCCAGAACCCCCAAAAACCGAGTGGCGGCGAGCTTCCTCTTCTAAGAACAAAGAAAAGGACTAA
- a CDS encoding superoxide dismutase, producing the protein MITRRHALKTTAIATAACATILPALAADTNTPIAAVPTSTAPFTLPPLPYAFDALEPHIDAKTMEIHHDKHHGAYVTNLNKALAGHPDLEKKSLEELLNNPHALPETVRTAIQNNGGGHYNHSLFWQMLSKNGGGEPKGELARAIDKYFMNFTGFKDELTKSALGRFGSGWAWLVIGTDKHLSILSTANQDTPISLGLGAPGTTAGADALKGRYGTNLTHTPLLGIDVWEHAYYLKYQNRRPDYVAAFFNIINWDYVTDRYQKLAS; encoded by the coding sequence ATGATCACTCGACGCCACGCTCTCAAAACCACCGCCATCGCCACCGCCGCCTGTGCCACCATCCTCCCCGCACTTGCCGCCGACACCAACACCCCCATCGCCGCCGTCCCCACCAGCACCGCCCCCTTCACCCTCCCGCCATTGCCGTACGCCTTCGACGCCCTCGAACCCCACATCGACGCGAAGACAATGGAAATCCATCACGACAAACACCACGGAGCCTACGTCACCAATCTCAACAAAGCCCTCGCCGGCCACCCCGACCTCGAGAAAAAATCTCTCGAAGAACTCCTCAATAATCCTCACGCCCTCCCCGAAACCGTCCGCACCGCCATCCAAAACAACGGCGGCGGCCACTACAACCATTCCCTCTTCTGGCAAATGCTCAGCAAAAACGGTGGCGGCGAACCCAAAGGCGAACTCGCCCGGGCCATCGACAAATACTTTATGAACTTCACCGGCTTCAAAGACGAACTCACCAAGTCCGCCCTCGGACGCTTCGGCAGCGGCTGGGCCTGGCTCGTCATCGGAACAGACAAACATCTCTCCATCCTCTCCACCGCCAACCAGGACACCCCCATCTCCCTCGGCCTCGGCGCACCCGGCACCACCGCCGGTGCCGACGCCCTCAAGGGCCGCTACGGGACCAACCTCACCCACACCCCGCTCCTCGGCATCGACGTCTGGGAACACGCCTACTATTTGAAATACCAAAACCGCCGACCCGACTACGTCGCCGCCTTCTTCAACATCATCAACTGGGACTACGTCACCGACCGCTACCAAAAACTCGCCAGCTAA
- a CDS encoding choice-of-anchor tandem repeat GloVer-containing protein, with protein sequence MMKHLFAGLFFACTLAIARSQTLQPEPVFAFVGTNGLTPQGDLVQAADGNFYGTTSQGGTNGYGTVFKFTPFTGALTTLVSFNGTNGSYPRSGLTLGNDGNLYGTTYDGGTNNAGTVFRVTTSGTLVTLFNFYGWESGQSPNGLVLGADGNFYGTTYWGGFDGENYVNFGTVFKITPGGVLTTLTSFAGTNGDNPAGDSKLTFGYDGNLYGVTYRGGASNYGTVFKITPNGTLTSLVSFNNTNGAYPRSGLALGKDGQLYGTTSHGGPGDFGTIFKVTTNGALTTLFYFNNSNGAYPVGPLTLSTNGNFYGTTAGGGSIGRGTMFQITTNGAMTSLLSFNMTIGASPNSRLTLASDGNFYSTAPGGGLGGYGLVFEVTTNGGLSTLKSFVCNGANPNAALTVGTDGNFYGTTSAGGDAGGWGTIFRVKKTDNSFTTLLNFGGLNGGTPYSGLTLGSSGEFYGTTYQGGISNYGTIFKYTTNKGQTMLATFYSTNGANPYAGLIFGGDGNLYGTTYRGGASNLGTVFKVTTNGLLTVIASFSNTNGANPRAALTLGNDGAFYGTTENGGTNGGWGTVYKVTTNGVLTSLVSFDDNTNGAAPYGALVLGSDGNFYGTTSGYSSDGTVFRVTPAGIITTLHDLDSYYDGSAPYAGLTPWVDGCFYGTTTWGGYNGGGTIFKITPSGQFTSVANFNLADDSAEYSFYPSGYYANAALTPGGDGNFYGTATDGGIGGLGTVFRMSNLPLLPPGGIISSVRTSGSNPRTATLTWLGMTNTPYILQYTTNLTTGLWLNLSTNFSDNTGAWTNVDATATNSQRFYRLKH encoded by the coding sequence ATGATGAAACATTTATTCGCAGGCCTTTTTTTCGCCTGCACCCTGGCAATTGCCCGGTCTCAGACACTTCAACCGGAGCCCGTGTTTGCATTCGTTGGCACCAATGGACTAACTCCGCAAGGCGACCTGGTGCAGGCTGCGGATGGCAATTTTTACGGCACAACGTCGCAAGGGGGCACCAATGGCTATGGGACGGTTTTTAAGTTCACTCCCTTTACTGGTGCTTTGACCACGTTGGTCTCTTTCAATGGCACCAATGGCTCCTATCCCCGCTCCGGGCTGACGTTGGGAAACGACGGCAATCTCTACGGCACGACCTATGACGGGGGGACAAATAACGCGGGAACAGTGTTTCGAGTGACGACCAGCGGCACGCTGGTGACTCTGTTTAATTTCTACGGATGGGAGTCTGGCCAGAGTCCCAATGGCCTCGTTCTGGGGGCAGATGGCAACTTTTACGGGACGACATACTGGGGTGGCTTTGACGGCGAAAATTACGTCAATTTTGGCACGGTGTTTAAAATCACCCCCGGCGGGGTTTTGACCACGCTGACATCATTCGCTGGCACGAATGGAGACAATCCTGCCGGTGATTCGAAGTTGACCTTTGGATATGACGGCAATCTGTATGGCGTGACCTATCGCGGCGGTGCCAGCAATTACGGAACAGTATTTAAAATTACGCCGAACGGAACATTGACTTCACTGGTCTCCTTCAACAACACCAATGGGGCATATCCACGTTCCGGACTGGCGCTGGGCAAGGACGGGCAACTTTACGGCACCACTTCTCATGGCGGCCCCGGTGATTTTGGAACAATCTTCAAGGTAACCACGAATGGAGCATTAACGACACTATTCTACTTCAATAATTCGAATGGCGCGTATCCGGTGGGGCCCCTGACGCTCTCAACCAACGGAAATTTCTATGGAACGACGGCGGGGGGAGGGAGCATCGGCCGTGGTACAATGTTCCAAATCACGACCAATGGGGCGATGACTTCTCTGCTTTCGTTTAATATGACGATCGGGGCATCGCCCAACAGCCGGTTGACCCTGGCTAGCGACGGCAACTTTTATAGCACGGCCCCTGGTGGCGGCCTTGGCGGCTATGGACTCGTCTTTGAAGTGACCACAAACGGGGGTCTGTCGACGTTGAAATCTTTTGTCTGCAACGGAGCCAATCCCAATGCGGCGTTGACGGTTGGAACAGACGGGAATTTCTATGGAACAACCTCAGCCGGCGGCGACGCTGGAGGTTGGGGAACAATCTTTCGAGTCAAAAAAACGGATAACTCGTTTACCACACTGCTGAATTTCGGCGGCCTGAACGGCGGAACTCCTTATTCCGGATTGACTCTCGGCAGCAGCGGCGAGTTTTACGGAACGACGTATCAAGGCGGCATCAGCAATTATGGCACGATATTCAAATATACAACGAACAAAGGGCAGACGATGCTTGCCACGTTTTACTCAACCAATGGAGCGAATCCCTATGCCGGCCTGATTTTCGGAGGTGACGGAAACCTTTACGGCACGACCTATCGAGGCGGGGCCAGCAACCTGGGAACAGTTTTCAAAGTCACCACCAACGGATTATTGACCGTCATCGCCTCCTTCAGCAACACCAATGGAGCCAATCCACGCGCAGCATTGACCTTGGGCAATGATGGCGCGTTTTACGGCACGACGGAAAATGGCGGAACGAATGGTGGTTGGGGAACCGTGTATAAAGTGACGACTAATGGCGTATTAACCTCACTGGTTTCGTTCGATGACAATACCAACGGGGCCGCTCCGTATGGCGCGTTGGTCCTCGGTAGCGATGGTAATTTCTATGGTACCACGTCAGGCTATAGTTCTGACGGGACCGTGTTTCGTGTTACACCCGCGGGTATAATTACCACGTTGCATGATCTCGACTCTTATTACGATGGTTCTGCTCCGTACGCGGGTTTGACGCCCTGGGTCGATGGGTGTTTCTACGGTACGACTACATGGGGCGGTTACAACGGTGGCGGGACCATTTTCAAAATAACGCCCAGCGGCCAGTTCACATCGGTTGCGAATTTCAATTTAGCGGATGACTCGGCAGAGTATAGCTTCTATCCGAGCGGATACTATGCAAATGCGGCGTTAACTCCCGGTGGCGATGGCAATTTTTACGGCACAGCGACGGACGGGGGTATTGGCGGACTGGGAACCGTTTTCCGCATGAGTAACCTGCCACTCCTCCCGCCCGGCGGCATTATTTCAAGCGTTCGGACCAGTGGTTCCAATCCTCGAACCGCTACGCTCACGTGGCTGGGAATGACGAATACTCCATACATTCTCCAGTACACCACGAACCTGACCACCGGGCTGTGGCTCAACCTCTCCACCAACTTCTCGGACAACACCGGAGCCTGGACGAATGTCGATGCAACCGCAACAAACTCGCAAAGATTCTATCGGCTGAAACATTGA
- a CDS encoding patatin-like phospholipase family protein gives MKQRTIKRSHFDHEILLLQGGGALGSYHAGVYEALAEAGMLPTWVVGISIGAINAAIIAGNPPERRVERLREFWYRVSAYAPLTPPPVLDPIRPFLDRLSVLSGATCGIPGFYVPRHPSPLLMPSASPNELSFYDTSPLEPTLEELVDFDLLNSGKMRLSLGATNVRTGESKYFDTRDIRITSRHVMASGALPPAFPGVEIDGEEYWDGGLVSNTPITYVWDQKPLTTALIVQVNLFPNKGEKPHDMVQVLERIKDIQYSSKQRFSTDRLREIGELRASIGRLLAKMPAHLKDNPDVMRIATQYDDRKWTVAFLTDTHRSTSGQWKDAEFSRATVNERWAGGVEAIRLSLANREWTFPAAEIPGVRVFDLPPKAPKKAAVPPAMPKEEAISPNGNGNGKPKHRSRPSRRSRATQPSRHIRRKRASRSASSRVH, from the coding sequence ATGAAGCAGCGAACAATAAAACGAAGTCATTTTGACCACGAAATCCTGCTGTTGCAGGGTGGCGGCGCCTTGGGCTCCTATCATGCTGGCGTTTACGAAGCTCTGGCCGAGGCCGGCATGTTGCCAACCTGGGTGGTCGGCATCTCAATTGGAGCTATAAACGCCGCCATCATCGCTGGCAATCCGCCCGAACGCCGCGTCGAACGATTGCGCGAATTTTGGTACCGCGTGTCGGCCTACGCCCCGCTGACGCCTCCTCCAGTGCTCGACCCGATTCGGCCGTTTCTGGACCGCCTGAGTGTCTTGAGCGGAGCGACGTGTGGCATTCCAGGGTTCTACGTGCCTCGCCATCCATCCCCACTGCTGATGCCGTCGGCATCTCCCAACGAGCTTAGTTTCTACGACACCTCCCCACTCGAACCAACACTGGAAGAGCTCGTCGATTTCGACCTGCTCAATTCAGGCAAGATGCGATTGTCCCTCGGGGCAACGAACGTGCGTACGGGTGAATCGAAGTACTTCGATACGCGGGATATCCGGATCACATCCAGGCATGTGATGGCCAGCGGTGCACTGCCACCCGCATTTCCCGGAGTGGAGATCGATGGCGAGGAGTATTGGGACGGCGGCCTCGTCTCCAACACGCCGATCACTTACGTCTGGGACCAAAAGCCACTGACCACTGCCCTCATCGTACAGGTCAATCTCTTTCCTAACAAGGGTGAGAAACCGCATGACATGGTTCAGGTGCTGGAGCGCATCAAGGACATTCAGTATTCCAGCAAGCAGCGGTTCAGCACGGACCGGCTCAGGGAGATTGGCGAGCTGCGTGCCTCCATCGGACGCTTGCTGGCCAAAATGCCGGCTCATCTGAAAGACAATCCCGACGTGATGCGGATCGCTACGCAATACGACGACCGCAAGTGGACCGTCGCTTTTCTGACCGATACCCATCGGTCCACTTCCGGACAATGGAAAGACGCGGAGTTTTCTCGTGCGACCGTCAACGAGCGCTGGGCGGGGGGCGTGGAGGCGATCCGCCTTTCACTGGCCAATCGCGAGTGGACGTTTCCTGCAGCGGAGATCCCGGGTGTTCGTGTTTTCGACCTCCCACCGAAGGCGCCCAAAAAAGCAGCCGTCCCACCCGCGATGCCCAAGGAAGAAGCAATTTCCCCAAATGGGAACGGAAATGGAAAACCGAAACATCGGAGCCGTCCATCCCGGCGTTCCCGGGCAACTCAGCCATCCCGGCATATCCGCCGGAAACGCGCCTCCCGTTCTGCGTCGTCACGCGTGCACTAA
- the mutY gene encoding A/G-specific adenine glycosylase, with protein sequence MSSKSVRRAKPNVEPKPSQKDLKIHALASALLHWFSQSARDLPWRRTRDPYAIWVSEIMLQQTQVKTVIPYWEHWMQNLPTIQSLAEAAPERIHKLWEGLGYYTRVRNMQQAAQEIMSRHDGSFPSDFDSILALKGIGRYTAGAIASIAFNQPKPLLDGNVIRVLTRLFGIAENPRDKITNEQLWSLAEALVVSASNSNNNKSHPSACSHLNQSLMELGALICTPRQPQCLICPVRQDCIAHHTGKVESLPNLGERTAATQRKFFAFVIEHQHRFLVTQRPAGVVNAHLWEFPNLEVNPDLPHPTPATQIDPLRLTLHSPTPLCTIKHTITRYRITLQVFRATLANPDTQTHLPTQWKTLAELHQLPFPSAHKKILKKLG encoded by the coding sequence GTGAGCAGCAAAAGTGTCCGCCGCGCTAAACCGAATGTCGAGCCCAAGCCTTCCCAAAAGGATTTGAAGATCCACGCCCTCGCCTCCGCCCTGCTCCACTGGTTTTCACAAAGCGCTCGCGACCTCCCATGGCGCCGCACCCGCGATCCCTACGCCATCTGGGTTTCTGAAATCATGCTCCAACAAACCCAGGTCAAAACCGTCATCCCCTACTGGGAACATTGGATGCAAAACCTGCCCACCATCCAATCTCTCGCCGAAGCCGCTCCCGAACGCATCCACAAACTCTGGGAAGGCCTCGGTTACTACACCCGCGTTCGCAATATGCAACAAGCTGCGCAGGAAATCATGTCCCGGCACGACGGCTCATTCCCGAGCGACTTCGATTCCATTCTCGCTCTCAAAGGCATCGGACGCTACACCGCCGGCGCCATTGCCAGCATTGCCTTTAATCAACCCAAGCCTCTCCTCGACGGCAATGTCATCCGCGTCCTCACCCGACTTTTTGGCATCGCAGAAAATCCCCGTGACAAAATCACCAACGAACAACTCTGGTCCCTCGCCGAAGCTCTCGTCGTCTCTGCAAGCAATTCAAATAATAACAAGTCTCACCCCTCAGCCTGCTCTCATTTAAATCAATCCCTGATGGAACTCGGCGCTCTGATCTGCACCCCACGCCAACCGCAATGTCTCATCTGTCCCGTGCGTCAAGATTGCATCGCCCACCACACTGGCAAAGTCGAATCGCTTCCCAACCTCGGCGAACGCACTGCCGCAACCCAACGAAAATTCTTCGCCTTCGTTATCGAACATCAACACCGCTTCCTCGTCACCCAACGCCCCGCCGGTGTCGTCAATGCACACCTCTGGGAATTCCCCAACCTCGAAGTAAACCCCGACCTCCCTCATCCCACCCCGGCCACACAAATCGATCCTCTTCGCCTTACTTTACACTCCCCCACTCCACTCTGCACCATCAAGCACACCATCACCCGCTACCGCATCACACTCCAAGTCTTTCGCGCCACCCTCGCCAATCCAGACACTCAAACCCATTTACCTACTCAATGGAAGACCCTCGCCGAACTCCACCAACTCCCCTTCCCCAGCGCCCACAAAAAAATTCTGAAGAAACTCGGCTGA
- a CDS encoding FAD-dependent monooxygenase: MDDSEHGIVIVGAGPTGLALGAELKRIGVSSLILDRLAVGANTSRAAVIHARTLEVLEPLGVTAELLKEGIVIPTFRIRDRSRILASVSFADLHTKYPFTLMCPQDCTEAILARRLESLGGVVQRPCEVVEIRPGENEVEVQFKSGGEVRTMHAQWVVGCDGMHSIVREQAAIPFLGGAYEESFVLADVEMDWPLGREEVNLFFSGDGLVVVAPLPGNHFRIVASVTEAPPEPSIADFQQILEERGPEKGAMTIHRMAWSSRFHVQHRIAKSMRQGRVLLAGDAAHVHSPAGGQGMNTGIQDAIALAGALKVTLQGNVTALDAWEEKRLEIAHSVVKMTDRMTKMATASSSGVKILRNAVVSIIGHIPFAQHALAEKLSELDNR; the protein is encoded by the coding sequence ATGGATGACTCGGAGCATGGGATTGTAATCGTTGGAGCGGGTCCGACGGGGCTGGCTTTAGGCGCGGAACTGAAACGGATCGGTGTTTCTTCACTGATTCTGGATCGGCTTGCTGTCGGTGCCAATACTTCGCGCGCTGCGGTCATTCATGCGCGCACGCTGGAGGTGTTGGAACCGCTGGGAGTGACTGCCGAATTGCTTAAGGAGGGAATCGTTATCCCAACGTTTCGTATTCGAGATAGGAGTCGCATATTGGCCAGCGTCAGCTTCGCGGATCTGCATACAAAGTATCCATTCACTCTGATGTGTCCCCAGGATTGCACCGAGGCGATTTTGGCGCGGCGGCTTGAATCACTTGGGGGTGTTGTGCAACGTCCCTGTGAAGTGGTGGAGATCCGCCCCGGTGAAAATGAGGTGGAGGTGCAATTTAAAAGTGGCGGGGAGGTTAGAACCATGCACGCACAATGGGTGGTGGGTTGTGACGGTATGCACAGCATAGTCCGCGAACAGGCCGCGATTCCGTTTCTGGGCGGCGCTTATGAGGAAAGCTTTGTGCTGGCTGACGTGGAGATGGATTGGCCTCTCGGCAGGGAAGAGGTGAATTTATTCTTTTCGGGCGACGGGTTGGTGGTTGTGGCGCCACTGCCCGGCAATCATTTCCGCATTGTGGCGTCGGTGACAGAGGCGCCGCCTGAGCCTTCGATTGCAGACTTTCAGCAGATTCTGGAGGAGCGCGGGCCGGAGAAGGGTGCCATGACCATTCATCGAATGGCGTGGTCGTCTCGATTTCACGTCCAGCACCGGATTGCCAAGTCTATGCGGCAAGGGAGAGTCCTGCTGGCTGGCGATGCGGCGCATGTGCATAGTCCTGCGGGCGGCCAAGGCATGAATACAGGGATTCAAGATGCCATCGCGCTCGCTGGTGCGTTAAAAGTAACGCTTCAAGGAAATGTCACCGCCCTGGATGCATGGGAGGAGAAACGGTTGGAGATTGCGCACTCAGTCGTGAAAATGACTGATAGAATGACGAAGATGGCGACGGCTTCGTCGTCTGGCGTAAAGATTTTACGCAATGCGGTGGTGAGCATTATCGGGCATATTCCGTTTGCGCAACATGCGTTGGCGGAGAAGTTGTCGGAGTTGGATAATAGATGA
- the tuf gene encoding elongation factor Tu, which translates to MAKENFNRTKPHVNVGTIGHVDHGKSTLTAAIVEVQNRKGLAPKISYAEITKGGTVRDETKTVTIAVSHVEYESATRHYAHVDCPGHADYVKNMITGAAQMDGAILVVSAADGPMPQTREHILLARQVGVPAIVVFLNKVDLVDDPELLDLVEMEIRDLLNKYQFPGDKTPVVRGSATAAMAAKPEGEKAIQDLLDAVDAFIPLPTREVDKPFLMCIEDVFNIEGRGTVVTGRVERGELNRMTEVEIIGLGETRKTTATDIEMFRKLLDKASAGDNVGVLLRGTKKEEVERGMVLAKPGTIKPHTKFKAEVYVLSKEEGGRHTPFFNKYRPQFYFRTSDVTGNVTLPEGVEMVMPGDNVSVEIELIAPVAMEKGQRFAIREGGRTIGAGRVSDVVV; encoded by the coding sequence ATGGCAAAAGAAAATTTCAATAGAACGAAACCGCACGTCAACGTCGGAACGATTGGTCACGTTGACCATGGTAAATCCACTCTTACTGCCGCCATCGTGGAAGTGCAAAACCGCAAAGGTTTGGCTCCGAAAATCTCCTACGCTGAAATCACTAAGGGCGGAACTGTGCGCGATGAAACCAAGACAGTAACCATTGCTGTTTCTCACGTGGAATACGAAAGCGCCACCCGTCACTACGCTCACGTTGACTGCCCTGGACACGCTGATTATGTAAAGAACATGATCACCGGTGCTGCGCAGATGGACGGTGCCATTCTGGTGGTCAGCGCTGCTGATGGTCCCATGCCTCAGACCCGCGAGCACATTCTGTTGGCTCGTCAGGTCGGTGTGCCTGCAATCGTGGTCTTTTTGAACAAGGTTGACCTCGTTGATGATCCGGAATTGTTGGATCTCGTCGAAATGGAAATTCGTGACTTGTTGAACAAGTATCAATTCCCAGGCGACAAGACCCCGGTTGTTCGTGGTAGCGCCACTGCCGCCATGGCTGCGAAGCCTGAAGGTGAGAAGGCTATCCAGGACTTGTTGGACGCTGTTGATGCCTTTATTCCGCTGCCGACTCGCGAAGTCGACAAGCCGTTCTTGATGTGCATCGAAGACGTATTCAACATTGAAGGTCGTGGAACCGTGGTGACTGGTCGCGTTGAACGCGGTGAGTTGAATCGTATGACCGAAGTTGAAATCATAGGACTTGGCGAGACTCGCAAGACCACAGCAACTGACATTGAAATGTTCCGTAAGCTGTTGGATAAGGCCAGTGCTGGTGACAACGTTGGCGTGCTTTTGCGCGGCACCAAGAAGGAAGAAGTTGAGCGTGGCATGGTTTTGGCCAAGCCAGGCACAATTAAGCCCCATACCAAGTTCAAGGCTGAAGTATATGTGCTCTCCAAAGAAGAGGGTGGTCGTCATACTCCGTTCTTCAACAAATATCGTCCTCAGTTTTACTTCCGCACCAGCGATGTCACTGGAAATGTGACCTTGCCTGAGGGAGTTGAAATGGTGATGCCTGGTGATAACGTTTCGGTTGAAATCGAGCTTATTGCCCCGGTCGCCATGGAAAAAGGACAACGTTTCGCCATCCGTGAGGGTGGACGCACGATCGGTGCCGGTCGTGTGAGTGACGTGGTCGTTTAA
- the secE gene encoding preprotein translocase subunit SecE — protein MNNNYFIYIWIAIAVVAFAILWKQGQLLRLSNYIQETREELKKCTWPTWAELKGSTLVVMICIALIAIFTIVVDFVFASFVRWVS, from the coding sequence GTGAATAATAACTATTTTATTTATATCTGGATCGCCATAGCGGTTGTGGCCTTCGCGATTTTGTGGAAGCAAGGCCAGTTGTTGCGGCTGTCCAACTACATCCAGGAAACCCGGGAGGAGTTGAAGAAGTGCACTTGGCCGACTTGGGCGGAGCTGAAAGGTTCAACTCTGGTGGTGATGATTTGCATCGCGTTGATTGCCATCTTCACGATTGTGGTTGACTTTGTTTTTGCAAGTTTCGTCCGCTGGGTTTCATAA